TTTAACTTTGAACATGATTCAAGATAAGAATCAGCGGGACACTTTTCGAAGATCAACTTTTTGTTTTTTCAGACTAAGTATGCGCTTTCGGAATTCATTAAATTTAGCATCTAATAATTTGTGATAATTTAGCATCGGTTCTATCTTCAAAGGGTATGAGAAAACTTACCCCCTCCGAACATAAAATTTTAGACCGGCTTATTTTTCCTGAACCTTTTGACGTCATTCAGGACGAAACTCAGCTTAAGTATGGTGAATTGCGGGATGATATTATCAACCTGATGAATTCACGGCTTATCGAAGCTGTGAATCCGGAGGAGCCGAACCAAAATAAAAGTTATCCCTTCGATTCTGACAACGTTAAAGATTCTACCTTTCGAATCACAAAATCTGGCATCAAACATATGGAGAGTCAAAAATGAAATTACAGGCAACTATAGGCGAAAACGAGCATGATATTGAACTTTCTCCTGAGAGCGGGACCTTCAAGTCCGGCGACAAAGAAGGAAACTACAGCTTCGAGTTTGTGAACGGCCGGCACATTCTCAGAACGGGAACAAAAACCTACAAAATCGATAATGTAAGTTATGAAGGTTCTGCCATTGAGTTTTCAATGAACGGCGTTTGGCATTCTATTGAAGTCAAAGATGAACAAGAACTCCTGCTCGACCGACTCGGCTTTAAAACCGGAGCTGCTGCAGCTGAAGGTATTCTGAAAGCCCCAAT
The window above is part of the Balneola sp. genome. Proteins encoded here:
- a CDS encoding acetyl-CoA carboxylase biotin carboxyl carrier protein subunit, whose protein sequence is MKLQATIGENEHDIELSPESGTFKSGDKEGNYSFEFVNGRHILRTGTKTYKIDNVSYEGSAIEFSMNGVWHSIEVKDEQELLLDRLGFKTGAAAAEGILKAPMPGKILEIMVAEGDEVEQDQPLVILEAMKTENELKAPISGTIASISAEVGQSLEKNSPILEIETIG